The following proteins are encoded in a genomic region of Sneathiella marina:
- a CDS encoding alpha/beta hydrolase: MTLDPQAKWVLDIAKEKALPTLDQLSPEAAKADYSERATTLTFKDVEIGETFDLNIPGPLGDIPIRIYHPVGMKESLPVLVYYHGGGWVVGNIDTHDALCRTIANKGPFVVVSVDYRMGPEAPFPAAVIDSVAALNWTSENIADYKGDQEQIAVGGDSAGGNLSTVVCLNALKEKSFLPKFQWLIYPATNMSMETASHKSFAEGYFLTNTLMVYFQKNYLVDFDDLSDWRASPLCADSLAGLPPALIQTAGFDPLKDEGMAYAARMNAEGSRAKHTDYGGMIHGFINLGGVLDQATIAIDEGIAELKSALEV; this comes from the coding sequence ATGACACTAGATCCACAAGCAAAATGGGTTTTGGATATCGCGAAGGAAAAAGCCTTACCAACTCTAGACCAACTCTCACCTGAAGCTGCGAAGGCGGATTACAGTGAACGCGCCACCACGTTGACTTTCAAGGATGTTGAGATTGGCGAAACGTTCGATTTGAATATTCCGGGCCCGCTTGGCGACATACCTATTCGAATTTATCATCCAGTTGGAATGAAAGAATCCCTGCCTGTCCTGGTTTATTACCACGGCGGTGGATGGGTTGTTGGCAATATTGACACACATGACGCTCTCTGCCGCACAATTGCGAACAAGGGTCCTTTTGTCGTCGTCTCCGTTGATTATCGAATGGGACCTGAGGCTCCCTTTCCGGCTGCTGTGATTGATTCTGTTGCAGCTCTGAACTGGACTTCAGAAAATATCGCCGACTACAAAGGCGACCAGGAGCAAATTGCAGTCGGTGGCGACAGCGCGGGCGGTAATTTGTCGACAGTTGTTTGTTTAAACGCACTCAAGGAAAAATCTTTTTTGCCGAAATTTCAATGGCTGATCTATCCGGCAACAAATATGTCAATGGAGACGGCTTCCCATAAAAGTTTCGCCGAAGGGTATTTTCTGACAAACACATTGATGGTCTATTTTCAAAAAAACTATCTAGTGGATTTTGATGATTTATCTGACTGGCGTGCGTCTCCATTATGTGCGGATAGCCTGGCAGGACTGCCACCGGCTTTGATCCAGACCGCCGGTTTTGATCCGTTAAAAGATGAAGGTATGGCGTACGCTGCGCGAATGAATGCAGAGGGAAGTCGTGCAAAGCATACTGACTATGGCGGCATGATACATGGTTTCATCAACCTGGGCGGAGTGCTAGATCAAGCAACTATCGCCATTGACGAAGGCATAGCAGAACTAAAAAGTGCTTTAGAAGTATAG
- a CDS encoding PAS domain-containing protein produces the protein MVDRSTTGKEIFFDENEIIVSKTDLKGHLTYCNTLFLKLAGYMEHECLGQPHSMIRHPEMPRSVFKLLWDTIQNEEEIFAYVVNRAKNGDHYWVLAHVTISKDETGKVIGYHSNRRAPKRDILDNTIRPLYRELCAIEKQHNDRKAGLEASTQKLMETISGTGMEYGEFVAGLSRAA, from the coding sequence ATGGTTGATAGAAGTACAACGGGCAAAGAAATATTCTTCGATGAGAATGAAATCATCGTTAGCAAAACAGATTTGAAGGGTCATTTGACCTATTGCAACACCCTCTTTTTGAAATTAGCGGGCTATATGGAGCATGAATGCCTCGGGCAACCCCATAGCATGATCCGCCATCCAGAAATGCCACGATCTGTTTTCAAGCTACTCTGGGATACAATTCAAAATGAAGAAGAAATTTTCGCCTATGTGGTGAATAGGGCGAAGAATGGTGACCATTATTGGGTGTTGGCACATGTAACAATTAGCAAAGACGAAACCGGAAAAGTGATTGGTTATCATTCCAATCGCCGGGCTCCAAAACGCGATATCCTCGACAATACCATTCGCCCACTTTACCGCGAGCTCTGTGCAATCGAAAAACAGCATAACGATCGCAAGGCCGGCCTAGAAGCTTCAACTCAGAAACTGATGGAAACCATCAGTGGCACGGGTATGGAATATGGCGAATTTGTTGCCGGCCTGTCACGTGCAGCTTAG
- a CDS encoding methyl-accepting chemotaxis protein — MFKRFKKAEETVEAGQPLEPVSTDQSEQTATAKEAVDSQPISEMLSVVKAVASGDFEARIINVQTSGEIDELKNGINEIIDRADAYIRESMACLEFVSEGKFYRRIEEGGMTKTLLHATRSINNAIAHMEQRENEFRGVVNKVESTMGDVVNSATSMKTTAQSMEQTAIKTSEQANNVAAAAEETATNVQTVASATEELTSSIAEIDRQVKESSKIAAEAVDGATQANLEINSLAEASERIGQVVGLITDIASQTNLLALNATIEAARAGEAGKGFAVVASEVKSLASQTANATKDIDEQIQDIQKSTQSAVGSVSSVNEIISRISDITGSVAAAVQQQSAATKEIAQSIEQASSGTNETTRSISEVGEAAQDSGVVAGQVLEAAQKLNGMADQLNGELKAFANG, encoded by the coding sequence ATGTTTAAACGATTCAAAAAAGCCGAAGAAACAGTGGAGGCTGGTCAGCCCCTAGAGCCAGTATCAACGGATCAATCAGAGCAAACTGCAACCGCGAAGGAAGCGGTTGACAGCCAACCAATCAGCGAAATGCTGAGTGTCGTCAAAGCCGTTGCATCGGGTGATTTTGAAGCGCGTATAATCAACGTTCAAACAAGCGGTGAGATCGATGAACTGAAAAACGGTATTAACGAAATCATTGACCGGGCCGACGCTTATATTCGTGAGTCCATGGCGTGCCTTGAATTTGTTAGTGAAGGAAAATTCTATCGCCGTATCGAAGAAGGCGGAATGACAAAAACTTTGCTTCATGCAACTCGTTCCATCAATAATGCTATTGCTCATATGGAGCAGCGCGAAAACGAATTTCGAGGAGTTGTAAATAAAGTCGAGAGCACCATGGGTGATGTTGTCAATTCGGCAACAAGCATGAAAACCACTGCTCAATCAATGGAACAAACGGCTATTAAAACCAGCGAACAAGCAAATAATGTCGCTGCGGCTGCCGAAGAAACAGCAACAAACGTACAAACGGTAGCTTCGGCGACCGAGGAGCTAACAAGTTCTATTGCCGAAATTGATCGGCAGGTAAAGGAATCATCAAAAATTGCAGCGGAAGCCGTCGATGGGGCTACGCAGGCAAATCTCGAGATTAACAGCCTTGCAGAAGCTTCTGAGCGTATTGGACAGGTCGTTGGTCTGATCACTGATATCGCGTCGCAAACCAACCTTCTCGCCCTCAACGCGACTATCGAGGCTGCACGCGCCGGAGAAGCTGGCAAGGGTTTTGCAGTCGTCGCATCGGAAGTGAAAAGTCTGGCATCTCAGACAGCCAATGCAACCAAGGATATTGATGAGCAAATTCAGGATATTCAAAAATCGACACAATCAGCTGTTGGCTCAGTCTCGTCGGTCAATGAAATCATTAGCCGGATTAGTGATATCACCGGTTCAGTAGCCGCTGCGGTTCAACAGCAATCTGCAGCGACGAAAGAAATTGCCCAAAGTATTGAGCAAGCCTCGTCTGGAACGAATGAGACAACAAGAAGTATTTCCGAGGTTGGAGAGGCCGCACAGGATTCCGGGGTTGTCGCGGGGCAAGTGCTGGAAGCAGCTCAGAAGCTGAATGGTATGGCTGACCAGCTCAATGGAGAACTCAAGGCATTTGCTAACGGCTAA
- a CDS encoding Fe(3+) ABC transporter substrate-binding protein, whose protein sequence is MRFSTSLLSACAALTFISTAAPALSDEVNLYSYRQESLIRPILDEFEKETGTKVNVVFAKKGMLERLKAEGMNSPADVVLTVDISRLAAHEDAGVLQPVKSDKLENNIPSQYRDPNGHWYGLSARSRVFFHSKDRVEPKELSTYEDLADPKWKGRICVRSSNNVYNQSLLASIIVHQGAEAAEKWAQGVKDNLARKPQGGDRDQIKAVAAGECDIAIGNTYYYGKMQNAKDQEQRDAVEKVAIFWPNQDDRGAHINISGAAVTKSAKNKEAAIKLIEFLSDDKAQEFYASSNYEFPVKDGVEIDETVQGWGNFKADEVSLDKVAEAQIEAVKIFDRVGWR, encoded by the coding sequence ATGCGCTTTTCAACGTCCCTATTGTCGGCCTGTGCCGCTCTCACTTTTATTTCAACGGCTGCGCCTGCGTTGTCGGATGAAGTCAATCTTTATTCTTATCGGCAAGAAAGCCTCATTCGCCCAATCCTTGATGAATTTGAAAAGGAAACAGGAACTAAAGTGAATGTTGTCTTTGCAAAGAAGGGCATGCTGGAAAGATTGAAAGCGGAAGGCATGAACAGCCCGGCCGATGTTGTTCTGACCGTCGATATCAGCCGTCTTGCGGCACATGAGGATGCTGGCGTTCTCCAACCCGTGAAGTCGGACAAGCTGGAAAATAATATTCCATCGCAATATAGAGATCCGAACGGCCATTGGTACGGATTATCTGCCAGAAGCAGAGTGTTTTTTCATTCGAAAGACCGGGTTGAACCAAAGGAGTTGTCCACGTATGAGGATTTAGCGGATCCGAAGTGGAAAGGCCGTATTTGTGTAAGGTCTTCGAATAATGTTTATAATCAGTCCCTCCTGGCTTCAATCATTGTTCACCAAGGCGCAGAGGCTGCTGAGAAATGGGCACAGGGCGTAAAAGATAATCTTGCGAGAAAGCCACAAGGTGGCGACCGAGATCAAATTAAAGCGGTTGCCGCAGGCGAATGTGATATTGCCATCGGCAATACCTACTATTATGGCAAGATGCAAAATGCCAAGGATCAGGAGCAAAGAGACGCTGTTGAGAAAGTTGCAATTTTTTGGCCTAACCAGGACGACCGGGGAGCCCATATCAATATTTCCGGTGCAGCTGTAACGAAGTCTGCAAAAAACAAGGAAGCGGCAATTAAGCTGATTGAATTCCTCTCCGATGATAAAGCACAGGAATTCTATGCATCGTCAAACTATGAGTTCCCGGTTAAGGATGGCGTTGAAATTGATGAAACAGTTCAAGGTTGGGGAAACTTTAAAGCTGATGAAGTCAGCCTTGATAAAGTTGCTGAAGCCCAGATTGAAGCAGTAAAAATATTTGATCGGGTTGGCTGGCGCTAG
- a CDS encoding quinone-dependent dihydroorotate dehydrogenase codes for MSLLYRLAKPLFFSLDAEDAHNLSIKALKSGLLPAVKSEPDPILQSNVFGLDFPTPIGLSAGYDKNAEVLDPLAQLGFGFIEAGSVTPFAQAGNPKPRIFRMRADNAIVNRLGFNNQGLDVAAANFSSRKSPGIVGANLGANKDSTDRMHDYVLGMQKLAPLADYVTVNISSPNTPGLRSLHGKEELEELLGRLHETRNDLVSGGLRSFPILLKIAPDLTDDDKADIAAAALEYSLDGLIISNTTISRPHSLQSKHAVEAGGLSGTPLKSISLSVLKDMYRATSGKIPLIGVGGIETAEDALMRIKAGASLLQLYTAMVYRGPYVAHDIGKGVAKLLRKQGYSSITESVGVDTPL; via the coding sequence ATGTCCCTTTTATATCGGCTTGCGAAACCCTTGTTTTTTTCCCTTGATGCGGAGGATGCGCATAACCTTTCCATCAAAGCATTGAAGTCCGGCTTGTTACCAGCCGTGAAATCAGAGCCGGATCCTATATTGCAGTCGAATGTATTTGGGCTCGATTTTCCAACACCCATCGGGCTTTCTGCTGGATATGATAAAAATGCTGAAGTTCTGGACCCGCTGGCCCAGCTAGGGTTTGGCTTCATTGAGGCGGGCAGTGTTACACCATTTGCACAAGCCGGTAATCCTAAGCCGAGAATTTTTCGAATGAGAGCAGATAATGCAATCGTCAATCGACTTGGGTTCAACAATCAAGGTTTGGATGTTGCTGCCGCAAATTTTTCAAGTCGTAAGAGCCCCGGCATTGTCGGCGCAAATCTGGGTGCAAATAAAGACAGCACGGATCGGATGCATGACTATGTCTTGGGTATGCAAAAGCTTGCCCCCCTTGCCGATTACGTCACTGTTAATATTTCTTCTCCCAATACACCTGGCCTGCGATCATTGCATGGAAAGGAAGAGCTTGAGGAGCTACTAGGCCGTCTTCATGAAACACGGAACGATTTGGTATCAGGCGGTCTTCGCTCGTTTCCGATCTTGCTGAAAATTGCTCCTGATCTCACAGATGATGACAAAGCAGATATCGCAGCCGCAGCTCTTGAGTATTCGCTGGACGGGCTGATCATCAGTAATACAACAATTAGTCGGCCTCACAGCTTACAGAGCAAGCACGCTGTTGAAGCGGGCGGGTTGAGCGGTACACCCCTTAAATCGATCTCTCTGTCGGTATTGAAAGATATGTATAGAGCGACAAGCGGGAAAATACCGCTGATTGGCGTGGGTGGCATCGAGACTGCGGAGGATGCGTTGATGCGGATCAAAGCTGGTGCATCTTTACTTCAACTTTATACGGCAATGGTATATCGCGGGCCATATGTTGCGCATGATATTGGAAAGGGTGTCGCCAAGTTGTTGCGAAAACAAGGATATTCGTCAATAACAGAAAGTGTTGGCGTGGATACGCCGCTTTAG
- a CDS encoding DUF952 domain-containing protein: MSQASYSKEFDFTVQALSHPVGLQKFLTDENEMTVIYHMADKDSWNRAVKEGAYGGTENDLKDGFIHFSTKETVVESAAKHRAGVTNLVLLAVEADDLGEALVWEPARAGVLFPHLYGALDPSKAISVIELPLGADNLHVFPDLA; the protein is encoded by the coding sequence TTGTCCCAGGCGAGCTATTCAAAAGAATTTGATTTTACTGTGCAAGCCCTCAGTCATCCTGTAGGTTTGCAAAAATTTTTAACGGACGAAAATGAGATGACGGTTATCTATCACATGGCGGATAAAGACAGCTGGAACCGTGCTGTAAAAGAGGGAGCTTATGGGGGCACGGAAAATGACCTGAAAGATGGATTCATTCATTTTTCGACGAAGGAAACTGTTGTTGAAAGTGCCGCAAAGCATCGAGCTGGTGTTACAAATCTTGTACTATTGGCTGTCGAGGCAGATGATTTGGGTGAGGCGCTGGTTTGGGAACCCGCACGCGCCGGAGTGCTTTTTCCGCATTTATATGGCGCCCTTGACCCATCGAAAGCCATTTCGGTGATAGAATTACCGCTGGGTGCGGATAATCTGCATGTGTTTCCGGATTTGGCTTGA
- a CDS encoding branched-chain amino acid aminotransferase codes for MAGVYFYNGDWHDECPKVLGPTDHSFWMASTVFDGARSFQGMAPDLDLHCARLARSALALGYNPTMEDGEVLDLCEQAVKKLPKESELYIRPMYFARGGFIDPDPESAEFILAVYDSPMPEAHGFTAHFSRLRRPANDMAPTDAKASCLYPNSGRAMVEANRAGFDNAILMDSNNNVAEFATSNLWTVKDGVAFTPAENGCFLAGITRSRIKKLADMAGIEVQETHMTKEDVLTADEVFNSGNFGKVLPVTRVDDTEFQPGPVSRKLRDMYMDFSRDNQIF; via the coding sequence ATGGCAGGTGTTTATTTTTATAACGGGGATTGGCATGATGAATGTCCAAAAGTTCTAGGACCAACAGATCATTCGTTCTGGATGGCGTCAACTGTCTTTGATGGTGCGCGTTCTTTTCAAGGAATGGCTCCTGACTTGGATTTACATTGTGCGCGTCTTGCCCGATCTGCTTTGGCCTTGGGGTATAATCCAACAATGGAAGATGGTGAAGTTCTGGACCTGTGCGAACAGGCGGTTAAAAAGCTTCCTAAGGAATCAGAACTCTATATTCGCCCAATGTATTTTGCCCGCGGTGGATTTATTGATCCTGATCCAGAATCGGCGGAATTCATACTCGCAGTTTATGACAGCCCAATGCCGGAAGCTCACGGTTTCACAGCTCATTTTTCCCGATTGAGGCGACCGGCCAATGACATGGCGCCAACGGACGCAAAGGCTTCTTGCCTATATCCGAATTCCGGCAGGGCAATGGTTGAAGCAAACCGAGCTGGATTTGACAATGCAATTTTAATGGATTCCAACAATAATGTCGCAGAATTTGCCACCTCCAATTTATGGACGGTCAAAGATGGCGTGGCGTTCACTCCTGCTGAAAACGGCTGCTTTCTTGCCGGCATTACACGCAGCCGGATTAAGAAGCTTGCCGATATGGCTGGCATTGAGGTTCAGGAAACTCATATGACCAAGGAAGATGTTCTTACGGCGGATGAAGTTTTCAATAGCGGAAATTTCGGCAAGGTTCTGCCCGTCACCCGCGTCGACGACACGGAATTTCAGCCCGGACCAGTGAGCCGCAAGCTCAGGGACATGTATATGGACTTTTCCCGTGACAATCAGATATTCTAA